The Streptomyces sp. DH-12 genome has a window encoding:
- a CDS encoding ABC transporter ATP-binding protein, whose protein sequence is MIELEGLTKRYGEKVAVDNLTFTVRPGIVTGFLGPNGAGKSTTMRMILGLDHPTAGDVRIDGTSYDRLQDPLTDIGALLEAKGVHPGRSAYHHLLWLAQSNGIPERRVGEVLDTVGLTAVARKKAKGFSLGMGQRLGIAAALLGDPRILMFDEPVNGLDPEGIHWIRTLMKSLAEQGRTVFVSSHLMSEMALTADHLVVIGQGRLLADTSMAQFIERNSRSYVRVRTPQREALLDALHQGGVTAVDGADGTLEVDGTPAGRIGELAARNGVVLHELSPQQASLEDAFMQLTAESVEYHAHTGAPLPPQQWGESWRKGRA, encoded by the coding sequence ATGATCGAGCTGGAGGGGCTGACCAAGCGGTACGGCGAGAAGGTGGCGGTGGACAACCTGACCTTCACCGTCCGGCCGGGCATCGTCACGGGCTTCCTCGGCCCGAACGGCGCCGGCAAGTCGACCACCATGCGGATGATCCTGGGGCTCGACCACCCGACGGCCGGTGATGTGCGCATCGACGGCACCTCCTACGACCGGCTCCAGGACCCGCTCACGGACATCGGGGCACTGCTGGAGGCCAAGGGGGTGCACCCGGGGCGCAGCGCCTACCACCACCTGCTGTGGCTCGCGCAGAGCAACGGCATCCCCGAGCGGCGGGTGGGCGAGGTGCTGGACACCGTCGGCCTGACGGCGGTGGCGCGGAAGAAGGCCAAGGGGTTCTCGCTCGGCATGGGGCAGCGGCTCGGCATCGCCGCCGCGCTGCTCGGCGACCCGCGGATCCTGATGTTCGACGAGCCGGTCAACGGCCTCGACCCCGAGGGCATCCACTGGATCCGCACGCTGATGAAGTCGCTGGCCGAGCAGGGCCGCACGGTGTTCGTCTCCTCCCACCTGATGAGCGAGATGGCCCTGACCGCGGACCACCTCGTCGTCATCGGGCAGGGCCGGCTGCTCGCCGACACCTCGATGGCCCAGTTCATCGAGCGCAACTCCCGCTCCTACGTCCGGGTGCGCACCCCGCAGCGGGAGGCGCTGCTGGACGCGCTGCACCAAGGCGGCGTCACCGCGGTGGACGGCGCGGACGGGACGCTGGAGGTGGACGGGACGCCCGCCGGGCGGATCGGCGAGCTGGCCGCCCGCAACGGTGTGGTGCTGCACGAACTGAGCCCGCAGCAGGCCTCCCTGGAGGATGCCTTCATGCAGTTGACGGCGGAGTCGGTGGAGTACCACGCGCACACCGGCGCGCCGCTGCCGCCGCAGCAGTGGGGCGAGAGCTGGAGGAAGGGCCGAGCATGA
- a CDS encoding ATP/GTP-binding protein — protein MSPRRNRPKGAGSSGRSAEDDRSGRYGGWQSTEPWRGEDWSVRHVAGSSARGKSYRCPGCDQLIPDGVPHVVAWPEHAGADDRRHWHTSCWNAKDRRTTRVQRSRNAPRF, from the coding sequence GTGTCCCCGCGTCGCAACCGACCCAAGGGAGCCGGTTCTTCCGGCCGGAGCGCCGAGGACGACCGCTCCGGGCGCTACGGCGGCTGGCAGTCCACGGAGCCCTGGCGAGGCGAGGACTGGAGCGTGCGGCACGTGGCGGGCAGCAGCGCCCGCGGCAAGTCCTACCGGTGCCCGGGCTGCGACCAGCTGATCCCGGACGGGGTGCCGCACGTGGTGGCCTGGCCCGAGCACGCGGGCGCCGACGACCGCCGGCACTGGCACACCTCCTGCTGGAACGCGAAGGACCGCCGCACCACGCGGGTGCAGCGGTCCCGTAACGCGCCGAGGTTCTGA
- a CDS encoding ABC transporter permease subunit yields MSTPQPPMPQSAAPEWQAAPGAAPSAPGPAYPTYTSPIPVVRAHLGHALASEWTKLKSVRSTLWTLGVFVALVVGIGLLTGALIMNADPDLGGESPLSLGFFGLLLGSMCLITLGVLTTASEYGTGMIRTTMVACPSRGRVLAAKAVVFFLVAFVTTLVCATLVGLLHVSLLEEYNAAEPTGEEWLKGTLGVSLYLALLGTLSLAVGSVVRHSAGAITIMIAAVLAPLVIALFMFSESLRDVQQALFEYSIPNQMSIFYANSLSQSGPSGWDPLWIMLAVTAAALAAAFALLRKRDV; encoded by the coding sequence ATGAGCACGCCCCAGCCCCCGATGCCGCAGAGCGCCGCACCCGAGTGGCAGGCAGCACCCGGCGCCGCACCCTCCGCCCCCGGCCCGGCGTACCCCACCTACACCTCGCCCATCCCGGTGGTGCGCGCCCACCTCGGGCACGCGCTCGCCTCCGAGTGGACGAAGCTCAAGTCGGTGCGCTCGACCCTGTGGACGCTGGGCGTGTTCGTCGCGCTCGTGGTCGGCATCGGTCTGCTCACCGGCGCGCTGATCATGAACGCCGACCCGGACCTGGGCGGCGAGAGCCCGCTGTCGCTGGGCTTCTTCGGACTGCTGCTGGGCTCCATGTGCCTCATCACGCTCGGCGTGCTGACCACCGCCTCCGAGTACGGCACCGGCATGATCCGCACGACGATGGTCGCCTGCCCCAGCCGCGGCCGGGTGCTCGCGGCGAAGGCCGTGGTGTTCTTCCTGGTCGCCTTCGTCACGACCCTGGTGTGCGCCACGCTCGTCGGCCTGCTGCACGTGTCGCTGCTGGAGGAGTACAACGCCGCGGAGCCCACCGGCGAGGAGTGGCTGAAGGGCACGCTCGGCGTCTCGCTCTACCTGGCGCTGCTCGGCACCCTGTCGCTGGCGGTCGGATCGGTCGTGCGGCACTCGGCGGGCGCCATCACCATCATGATCGCCGCGGTGCTGGCCCCGCTGGTGATCGCGCTGTTCATGTTCTCCGAATCGCTGAGGGACGTGCAGCAGGCGCTGTTCGAGTACTCCATCCCGAACCAGATGAGCATCTTCTACGCCAACTCCCTGTCGCAGTCCGGCCCGTCCGGCTGGGACCCGCTGTGGATCATGCTGGCCGTCACGGCGGCCGCGCTCGCCGCGGCGTTCGCCCTGCTGCGGAAGCGGGACGTCTAG
- a CDS encoding ABC transporter ATP-binding protein, translating to MIEAVGLTKRYGDKTAVYDLSFQVRPGAVTGFLGPNGSGKSTTMRMILGLDNPTAGRVTICGHPYGKLPNAPRQVGALLDAKAVHGGRSARNHLLSLAQLSGIPARRVDEVLGVVGLHEVARRRSKGFSLGMGQRLGIAAALLGDPQVLLFDEPVNGLDPEGILWVRNLMKSLAAEGRTVFVSSHLMSEMALTADHLIVIGRGRLMADMSVKDFISANSADFARVRTPDTEPQQREKLSAAITEAGGHVLPEQDGALRVTGLPLPRISDIAHEHEVRLWELSPHQASLEEAYMRMTQGAVDYRSTTDQKEGLQQPLPPGAQPPVPVPGQGQPGWYAPPPPQQGGQPFAPPQAAPAGPYGAPASPGSAPGAPNPYAQPPQAPQSAPPAAPPAAAAAPPSAPTAEPTKSEEAR from the coding sequence ATGATCGAGGCAGTCGGCCTGACCAAGCGGTACGGCGACAAGACCGCTGTGTACGACCTTTCCTTCCAGGTGCGTCCCGGCGCCGTCACGGGTTTCCTGGGCCCCAACGGCTCGGGCAAGTCGACGACGATGCGGATGATCCTCGGTCTGGACAACCCCACGGCGGGCCGGGTCACGATCTGCGGCCACCCCTACGGCAAGCTGCCCAACGCCCCCCGTCAGGTCGGCGCGCTGCTGGACGCCAAGGCGGTGCACGGCGGCCGGTCCGCCCGCAACCACCTGCTCAGCCTGGCCCAGCTGTCGGGCATCCCGGCCCGCCGGGTGGACGAGGTGCTGGGCGTGGTGGGCCTGCACGAGGTGGCCCGCCGGCGCTCCAAGGGCTTCTCCCTCGGCATGGGGCAGCGCCTGGGCATCGCCGCCGCGCTGCTGGGCGACCCGCAGGTGCTGCTGTTCGACGAGCCGGTCAACGGGCTCGACCCCGAGGGCATCCTCTGGGTGCGCAACCTGATGAAGTCGCTGGCCGCCGAGGGCCGCACGGTGTTCGTCTCCTCCCACCTGATGAGCGAGATGGCGCTGACCGCCGACCACCTCATCGTGATCGGCCGCGGCCGGCTCATGGCGGACATGAGCGTGAAGGACTTCATCTCCGCCAACTCCGCCGACTTCGCCCGGGTGCGCACGCCGGACACGGAGCCCCAGCAGCGCGAGAAGCTGTCCGCGGCGATCACCGAGGCCGGCGGCCATGTGCTGCCCGAGCAGGACGGCGCGCTGCGGGTGACGGGACTGCCGCTGCCCCGGATCAGCGACATCGCCCACGAGCACGAGGTACGGCTGTGGGAGCTGTCGCCGCACCAGGCCTCCCTGGAGGAGGCGTACATGCGGATGACGCAGGGCGCCGTCGACTACCGCTCGACCACCGACCAGAAGGAAGGGCTGCAGCAGCCGCTGCCGCCGGGCGCGCAGCCGCCGGTTCCGGTGCCGGGCCAGGGCCAGCCCGGCTGGTACGCCCCGCCGCCGCCCCAGCAGGGCGGGCAGCCCTTCGCCCCGCCGCAGGCCGCCCCCGCGGGCCCCTACGGAGCTCCCGCGTCCCCCGGGTCCGCTCCGGGCGCCCCGAACCCGTACGCGCAGCCTCCGCAGGCGCCGCAGAGCGCCCCGCCGGCCGCTCCCCCGGCCGCGGCTGCCGCACCCCCGTCCGCCCCCACCGCCGAGCCGACGAAGTCCGAGGAAGCCCGATGA
- a CDS encoding ABC transporter permease: MTTAQVVRSEWTKIRSVASTVWTLSTAVIVTVALGMLISALARNEFDDLGERERLAFDPTFISFAGTSLGQLAMIVFGVLVVSNEYSTGMIRASLAAVPRRGVFLFSKLAVATALAFVVGMATSFATFFLGQLMLGDLKASIGDEGVLRAVIGGGLYMTLIALFSMGVAAMLRSPMLSLGVLMPFFFLISNILGNVSATEKVGRFLPDQAGSRIMQVVTPVDDDTPYGPWGGLGIMALWVIAAVIGGYVLLKRRDAQ, translated from the coding sequence ATGACGACGGCACAGGTCGTACGGTCGGAGTGGACCAAAATCCGGTCGGTGGCGTCCACCGTGTGGACGCTGTCGACCGCGGTGATCGTCACCGTCGCCCTCGGCATGCTGATCTCCGCGCTGGCGAGGAACGAGTTCGACGACCTCGGCGAGCGGGAGAGACTCGCCTTCGACCCGACGTTCATCAGCTTCGCCGGGACCAGCCTGGGCCAGCTCGCAATGATCGTGTTCGGTGTGCTGGTGGTGTCGAACGAGTACAGCACCGGGATGATCCGCGCCTCGCTGGCCGCCGTGCCCAGGCGCGGCGTCTTCCTGTTCAGCAAGCTCGCCGTGGCCACCGCGCTGGCGTTCGTGGTCGGCATGGCCACCAGCTTCGCCACCTTCTTCCTGGGCCAGCTGATGCTCGGTGACCTCAAGGCGTCCATCGGCGACGAGGGGGTGCTGCGCGCGGTGATCGGCGGCGGGCTGTACATGACGCTGATCGCGCTGTTCTCCATGGGCGTCGCCGCGATGCTGCGCTCCCCCATGCTGTCGCTGGGCGTCCTGATGCCGTTCTTCTTCCTGATCTCCAACATCCTCGGCAACGTCAGCGCCACCGAGAAGGTCGGCCGGTTCCTGCCCGACCAGGCGGGCAGCAGGATCATGCAGGTGGTCACCCCGGTGGACGACGACACCCCGTACGGCCCCTGGGGCGGCCTGGGCATCATGGCGCTGTGGGTGATCGCGGCGGTCATCGGCGGGTACGTGCTGCTGAAGCGGCGTGACGCGCAGTGA